One stretch of Saccharomonospora xinjiangensis XJ-54 DNA includes these proteins:
- a CDS encoding NAD(P)-dependent oxidoreductase, whose product MTEYSRTPVTVIGLGSMGSALAETFVAAGHPTTVWNRTAAKAAPLVERGARHAATVDEAVAAGPLVVTCLMTYDDTREVLAPAASVLKDRALITLNSGSPAGARDMADWAIGHGARFLDGAIKNVPSAVGAADTLLYYAGDRGVFDEHRETLTTLGGDTVHLGDEPDLAALYEMAVGGTLLPALVGFFQGAALVQARGLPASTLVRFTVKWFEMINSVLPVFASEIDSGDYSEPASSVNAFVAGIPYDEELGREANLDVSWHAPLHELLRKAVAAGYGEHSVSALTEVLRKPEPAA is encoded by the coding sequence ATGACCGAGTATTCCCGCACGCCCGTGACCGTCATCGGGCTCGGCTCGATGGGCAGTGCGCTGGCCGAGACCTTCGTCGCGGCAGGACATCCCACCACCGTGTGGAACCGCACCGCGGCCAAGGCGGCACCACTGGTGGAGAGAGGGGCGCGGCACGCGGCGACCGTGGACGAGGCCGTGGCCGCAGGCCCTCTGGTCGTCACCTGCCTCATGACGTACGACGACACGCGCGAGGTGCTCGCCCCCGCCGCCTCGGTGCTGAAGGACCGGGCTCTGATCACGTTGAACAGCGGCTCGCCGGCCGGGGCCAGGGACATGGCCGACTGGGCGATCGGCCACGGTGCTCGGTTCCTCGACGGCGCGATCAAGAACGTTCCTTCCGCGGTGGGCGCGGCGGACACCCTGCTGTACTACGCCGGAGACCGTGGCGTCTTCGACGAGCATCGCGAGACGTTGACGACCCTCGGCGGCGACACCGTCCACCTCGGCGACGAGCCGGACCTCGCCGCTCTCTACGAGATGGCGGTGGGCGGCACCCTGTTGCCCGCCCTCGTCGGATTCTTCCAGGGGGCCGCGCTCGTCCAAGCACGCGGCCTGCCCGCGAGCACACTGGTGCGGTTCACGGTCAAGTGGTTCGAAATGATCAACTCAGTGTTGCCGGTGTTCGCGAGCGAAATCGACAGCGGCGACTACTCGGAACCGGCTTCCTCCGTGAACGCCTTCGTCGCGGGCATCCCCTACGACGAGGAACTCGGCAGGGAGGCGAATCTCGACGTCTCGTGGCATGCGCCCTTGCACGAGCTTTTGCGCAAGGCCGTCGCGGCGGGGTACGGCGAGCACAGCGTCTCGGCCTTGACGGAAGTGCTCAGAAAGCCCGAACCGGCCGCCTGA
- a CDS encoding SAV_915 family protein: MLYVPAAEDHPHDGNLTIQLRNTRDGRIALLVYSALDRLVRCCGEGQPWVIIPTPNLGKVWKVQRFDLVLLDVEIPEVYRCGGIEYG; this comes from the coding sequence GTGCTGTACGTTCCGGCCGCAGAAGATCATCCTCATGATGGCAATCTCACGATACAGTTGCGCAATACTCGCGATGGTCGCATTGCATTGCTGGTTTATTCTGCATTGGATCGCTTGGTGCGATGTTGTGGTGAGGGGCAGCCGTGGGTCATTATTCCCACACCTAATTTGGGGAAAGTTTGGAAAGTTCAGCGGTTTGATCTGGTTCTCCTTGATGTGGAAATCCCTGAGGTGTATCGGTGCGGGGGGATTGAATATGGCTGA
- a CDS encoding universal stress protein, translating to MTGTDVIAAGVDGSASALHAVAWAAAEAARAGAVLRLVHAYRVPEHGDAAGRIVAGEVGTALRRQGEGWLREAGKVAEATAPGVEVQAVLTEESPATALLDQSRHAATVVVGARGLGGYEGLLVGSVAVALAAHGECPVVVVRGRRPHDPPPAEGPVVVGVDDSEAGVAAVEFAFTEAERRRVPVVAVHVWGDVVLDVVLDTTAHRHPVSADPAEIAEKERAVLDERLAGCRRRHPGVEVEAIVERGRPVRALLAHGQRAQLVVVGSRGLGGIPGMLLGSTSRTLVVHAPCPVAVTRPRQRTTRPHGGETPP from the coding sequence ATGACCGGCACGGACGTGATCGCCGCGGGCGTGGACGGCTCCGCGTCCGCGCTGCACGCGGTCGCGTGGGCCGCCGCCGAGGCGGCACGGGCTGGCGCCGTGCTGCGACTGGTGCACGCCTACCGGGTGCCGGAACACGGTGACGCCGCAGGGCGGATCGTGGCGGGTGAGGTCGGGACCGCGCTGCGGCGGCAGGGCGAAGGGTGGCTTCGGGAAGCGGGGAAGGTTGCCGAAGCCACCGCGCCCGGGGTCGAGGTGCAGGCCGTGCTCACGGAGGAATCCCCGGCCACCGCCCTGCTCGACCAATCCCGGCATGCCGCGACGGTGGTGGTGGGCGCGCGCGGTCTCGGCGGCTACGAGGGGCTGCTCGTCGGCTCGGTGGCGGTCGCGCTCGCCGCGCACGGCGAATGCCCTGTCGTGGTCGTGCGCGGCAGGCGCCCCCACGACCCACCACCGGCCGAGGGCCCGGTGGTGGTCGGCGTGGACGACTCGGAGGCCGGTGTCGCGGCGGTGGAGTTCGCGTTCACCGAGGCGGAGCGGCGCCGGGTTCCGGTGGTGGCGGTCCACGTGTGGGGCGATGTCGTTCTCGACGTCGTTCTCGACACCACCGCGCACCGCCACCCGGTGTCCGCCGACCCTGCCGAGATCGCGGAGAAGGAGCGCGCCGTGCTCGACGAGCGGCTGGCTGGGTGCCGCCGCCGTCACCCCGGCGTCGAGGTGGAGGCGATCGTCGAGCGCGGCCGCCCCGTCAGAGCCCTGCTCGCGCACGGCCAGCGGGCACAACTGGTGGTCGTCGGCAGCAGAGGCCTCGGCGGCATCCCCGGCATGCTGCTGGGTTCGACGAGCAGAACGCTGGTCGTCCACGCGCCGTGTCCCGTCGCGGTGACCCGGCCGCGACAGCGAACAACCCGCCCGCACGGAGGGGAGACGCCGCCGTGA
- a CDS encoding aminoglycoside phosphotransferase family protein encodes MPTPPDGRARIDAALVRRLLAAQFPQWCDLPVTPVEPQGWDNRTFRLGRTMTVRLPTAAAYAPAVAKENSWLPRLAPSLPVAVPQILGHGVPGEEYPFPWSIRRWIPGDTADRAHIDDMPRFALSVARFIRAIQRCDPSGGPLAGQHSFYRGASPAHYDEQTRHCLAGLTEHIDTARATAVWEAALAAEWRGKPVWFHGDIAPGNLLVADGQLTAVIDFGCCGVGDPACDLTVAWTTFSGDSRQAFRQAVDQDKTTWARARGWALWKAALTLSRSLTTDPEQSITARQVIHNILVDHDHDQ; translated from the coding sequence ATGCCGACTCCGCCTGATGGTCGAGCGAGAATCGATGCCGCCCTCGTCAGGCGACTTCTTGCCGCACAGTTCCCGCAGTGGTGCGACCTCCCGGTGACTCCGGTCGAGCCTCAAGGGTGGGACAACCGGACTTTCCGCCTCGGCAGGACGATGACGGTTCGGCTGCCAACTGCCGCCGCTTACGCCCCCGCCGTGGCCAAGGAGAATTCGTGGTTGCCGCGGTTGGCGCCCTCGCTGCCGGTCGCGGTGCCGCAGATCCTCGGGCACGGCGTCCCAGGAGAGGAATATCCGTTTCCGTGGTCGATACGGCGCTGGATTCCCGGCGACACCGCGGACCGAGCGCACATCGACGACATGCCGCGATTCGCGCTATCGGTAGCCCGGTTCATCCGCGCTATTCAGCGTTGCGACCCCAGTGGTGGTCCACTCGCCGGGCAACACAGCTTCTACCGTGGGGCTTCCCCAGCCCACTACGACGAGCAAACCCGCCACTGCCTGGCCGGTTTGACCGAGCACATCGATACCGCTCGGGCCACCGCCGTTTGGGAGGCGGCCCTGGCTGCCGAGTGGCGCGGGAAACCCGTGTGGTTCCACGGCGACATCGCCCCTGGGAACCTCCTCGTCGCGGATGGACAGCTCACCGCGGTCATCGACTTCGGCTGCTGCGGAGTCGGCGACCCGGCGTGCGACCTCACGGTCGCGTGGACGACCTTCTCGGGAGACAGCCGTCAGGCATTCCGGCAAGCCGTCGATCAGGACAAGACCACTTGGGCACGCGCACGAGGCTGGGCTCTGTGGAAGGCCGCACTCACCCTCTCGCGATCCCTCACCACCGACCCGGAACAATCCATCACCGCTCGCCAGGTGATCCACAACATCCTCGTCGATCACGACCACGATCAATGA
- a CDS encoding alkaline phosphatase D family protein, which translates to MNTPLDRRRFLALGGGTAAAALTASHWASASTDTPVHSGPVPDGVFRLGVASGDPLPDRVVLWTRLAPQPLALDGLGGMPDRRVPVQWQVSRDESFTQVVRAGATMADPADAHSVHVDVAGLEPARWYYYRFRSGSELSPVGRTRTAPAPGAAVNRLNFAFASCQNYPAGYYTAHANLAREDLDVAFHLGDYIYEGGGQGKLGRGHVPNHEIRSLADYRVRHAQYRTDDNLQAVHAAFPWVVTWDDHEVENNWAGDDSDPDSPVEEFLARRARAFKAYWEHMPIRANRAPQGPHMTLYRGFTFGALATFSVLDTRQYRSDQVACKQADCADAFDPARTMLGDEQESWLFARLRESRTRWNVLAQQVPLFEDPNVGQPSDKWEGYRASRARLLDVFAEERVGNPVVLTGDVHKNFAADLKLDWDDPAAPAVGSEFVGTSISSGGDGTSVTRYDPDPANPHIKFENSGDRGYVRLSMSDVELRADYRVVDTVERPESGVRTLASFKVEAGTPGIRRG; encoded by the coding sequence ATGAACACACCCTTGGACCGGCGCCGATTCCTCGCACTCGGGGGCGGCACCGCCGCGGCGGCCCTCACAGCGAGCCACTGGGCGAGTGCCTCCACCGACACCCCCGTGCACAGCGGCCCTGTGCCCGACGGCGTGTTCCGGCTGGGAGTGGCCTCGGGTGATCCGCTGCCCGACCGCGTGGTGCTGTGGACGCGGCTCGCGCCGCAGCCGCTGGCCCTCGACGGCCTCGGCGGCATGCCCGACCGGCGTGTTCCCGTGCAGTGGCAGGTGTCCCGCGACGAGTCGTTCACGCAGGTCGTGCGGGCGGGGGCCACGATGGCGGACCCCGCCGATGCCCACAGCGTGCACGTGGACGTGGCGGGGCTCGAACCGGCGCGCTGGTACTACTACCGGTTCCGGTCGGGGTCGGAGCTGAGCCCCGTCGGCCGGACGCGCACGGCGCCCGCCCCGGGTGCGGCGGTCAACCGGCTGAACTTCGCGTTCGCGAGCTGCCAGAACTATCCCGCCGGCTACTACACCGCGCACGCCAACCTCGCGCGAGAGGACCTCGACGTCGCCTTCCACCTCGGCGACTACATCTACGAGGGCGGCGGGCAGGGCAAGCTGGGGCGCGGGCACGTGCCGAACCACGAGATCAGGTCGCTGGCCGACTACCGTGTGCGCCACGCCCAGTACCGCACGGACGACAACCTCCAGGCCGTTCACGCCGCCTTCCCGTGGGTCGTGACCTGGGACGACCACGAGGTCGAGAACAACTGGGCAGGCGACGACTCCGACCCGGACAGCCCCGTCGAGGAGTTCCTCGCGCGACGCGCCCGTGCGTTCAAGGCGTACTGGGAGCACATGCCGATCCGCGCGAACCGGGCGCCTCAGGGGCCGCACATGACCCTCTACCGTGGTTTCACCTTCGGCGCGCTGGCCACGTTCAGCGTGCTCGACACCCGCCAGTACCGCAGCGACCAGGTGGCCTGCAAGCAAGCCGACTGCGCCGACGCCTTCGACCCGGCCCGCACCATGCTCGGCGACGAGCAGGAATCCTGGCTGTTCGCGCGGCTGCGCGAGTCGCGGACCCGCTGGAACGTGCTCGCCCAGCAGGTGCCGCTGTTCGAGGACCCGAATGTGGGGCAGCCCTCGGACAAGTGGGAAGGCTACCGCGCCTCCCGCGCCCGCCTGCTCGACGTCTTCGCCGAGGAGCGGGTGGGCAACCCGGTGGTGCTCACCGGCGACGTGCACAAGAACTTCGCCGCCGACCTGAAGCTCGACTGGGACGATCCCGCCGCACCTGCCGTGGGCAGCGAGTTCGTGGGCACGTCCATCAGCTCGGGCGGCGACGGCACGAGCGTCACCCGCTACGACCCCGACCCCGCCAACCCGCACATCAAGTTCGAGAACTCCGGCGACCGGGGCTATGTGCGGCTCTCGATGTCCGATGTGGAGCTTCGAGCGGACTACCGGGTGGTGGACACCGTCGAGCGCCCCGAGTCCGGGGTTCGCACCCTGGCGTCGTTCAAGGTGGAGGCCGGAACGCCCGGAATCCGGCGCGGCTGA
- a CDS encoding winged helix-turn-helix transcriptional regulator — protein sequence MKKREYTCGLDAAIDVMGGKWKGLILFWLGEGPLRFGELRRTVAGISERMLILQLREMQTSGLVHREVHHQVPPKVEYSLTEFGQSLRVALEPLGQWGEEHMERLEALPRTGASS from the coding sequence ATGAAAAAGAGGGAATACACCTGCGGACTCGACGCCGCCATCGATGTCATGGGCGGCAAGTGGAAAGGTCTGATTCTGTTCTGGCTCGGCGAGGGGCCACTCCGGTTCGGCGAACTACGCCGGACGGTGGCCGGGATCAGCGAACGGATGCTCATCCTCCAACTACGGGAAATGCAGACAAGTGGCCTTGTGCATCGCGAGGTTCACCACCAGGTGCCACCCAAGGTGGAATACTCGCTGACCGAGTTCGGTCAATCCCTGCGGGTTGCGCTGGAACCTCTCGGTCAGTGGGGCGAGGAGCACATGGAACGGCTCGAAGCACTTCCGCGAACCGGCGCATCGAGCTAG
- a CDS encoding oxidoreductase yields the protein MTHDTLGGTFTMAGGPTVHRMGFGAMQLAGPGVFGPPKDRDEAISVLRTAVELGVDHIDTADFYGPHVTNELIREALSPYPEGLHIVTKVGAVRDEQGGWPHARSPEQLRTQVESNLRTLGVEALDVVNLRVGGGPDGHSPVPGSLAEPFGALADMREQGLIRHLGVSVVDAEQVREAQSIAPIVTVQNWYNVEHRGDEQLIASLAEQGVSYVPFWPLGGFSPIRSATLEAVATDLGASPQAVALAWLLHQSPNILLIPGTSSVAHLRENVAAATLELPSEALTALDALGG from the coding sequence ATGACCCACGACACCCTCGGCGGGACGTTCACGATGGCCGGAGGCCCCACCGTGCACCGGATGGGCTTCGGCGCGATGCAGTTGGCCGGGCCGGGTGTGTTCGGGCCGCCGAAGGACCGCGACGAGGCGATCTCCGTGCTGCGCACCGCCGTCGAGCTGGGTGTCGATCACATCGACACCGCCGACTTCTACGGCCCGCACGTGACGAACGAGCTGATCCGCGAGGCCCTCTCGCCCTACCCCGAGGGCCTGCACATCGTCACCAAGGTGGGCGCGGTGCGCGACGAGCAGGGCGGCTGGCCGCACGCGCGCTCGCCCGAACAGCTGCGCACGCAGGTGGAGTCGAACCTTCGCACGCTCGGTGTCGAGGCGCTCGACGTCGTCAACTTGCGGGTCGGTGGTGGACCCGACGGTCACTCGCCGGTGCCCGGCTCGCTCGCCGAGCCGTTCGGCGCGCTGGCCGACATGCGCGAGCAAGGGCTGATCCGCCACCTCGGGGTCAGCGTCGTGGATGCCGAACAGGTCCGCGAGGCGCAGTCGATCGCGCCGATCGTGACCGTGCAGAACTGGTACAACGTCGAACACAGGGGCGACGAGCAGCTCATCGCGTCGCTGGCGGAACAGGGCGTCTCGTATGTGCCGTTCTGGCCGCTGGGCGGGTTCAGCCCGATCCGCTCCGCCACGCTGGAGGCCGTGGCGACCGACCTCGGCGCGTCGCCGCAGGCGGTGGCACTGGCGTGGTTGCTGCACCAGTCGCCGAACATCCTGCTCATCCCCGGCACGTCGTCCGTGGCGCACCTGCGCGAGAACGTGGCGGCGGCCACTCTTGAGCTGCCGTCCGAGGCACTCACCGCGCTCGATGCCCTCGGCGGCTGA
- a CDS encoding arsenate reductase family protein, whose protein sequence is MEIWINPACSKCRSALSLLDAEKAEYTVRYYLEDPPTVEELHAVLTKLGLEPWDIARLGEPEADTLGLASWARDETQRDRWLEALAAHPALIQRPIITADDGTAVIGRSPDAVRSILP, encoded by the coding sequence ATGGAGATCTGGATCAATCCGGCCTGCTCGAAATGCCGGTCCGCGCTGTCGCTGCTGGACGCCGAGAAGGCCGAGTACACGGTCCGGTACTACCTGGAGGACCCGCCGACGGTCGAGGAACTCCATGCGGTACTGACGAAGCTGGGTCTGGAACCGTGGGACATAGCCCGGCTCGGCGAACCCGAGGCCGACACGCTGGGGCTGGCTTCGTGGGCGAGGGACGAGACCCAGCGCGATCGCTGGCTGGAGGCCCTCGCCGCGCACCCCGCACTCATCCAGCGGCCCATCATCACAGCCGACGACGGAACAGCTGTGATCGGCCGTTCCCCTGACGCGGTCAGGTCGATCCTGCCGTAG
- a CDS encoding MFS transporter: MLNAGVIWLLAVVELVVFLDTTVINVALPSIGADLGLTEAGLGWVVNAYLLAFGGFLLIGGRAADVFGARRAFVAGLLLFTIASAAAGFAQTAWFLVAARAAQGIGAAVVIPAQLALIARTYPDPEDNRKAFGIWSAMGAAGAALGTAAGGPLTEFLGWPSIFLINIPVGVVALALSSPVLSADPPVRAVRLDIAGAITGTAGLLLAGYAIGEFAVPGRAPTAWLLVALAVVLLAVFVALQRRNVEPLMPLRLFRVRALTGSTVVNVLVGAAHVPVFALLALYLQGSQDYGPTEAGLAVLPVALVNVTASRTVIPAVVKAWGHAGTLAAGLAAQAAAMVWLARLPEDTTYFADVLPAALLFGIGLPAAFVGVTAPAVNAVAEADRGVAAGVVNTAQRVGSGIGVSALLALAGVIGGTTGLRVSFAVAAGLAVLGCVLTLVMLRGPERATTEANAG; this comes from the coding sequence ATGCTGAATGCTGGAGTGATCTGGCTGCTCGCCGTGGTCGAGCTTGTGGTGTTCCTCGACACGACGGTGATCAACGTGGCGCTCCCGTCGATCGGCGCAGACCTCGGACTCACCGAGGCGGGCCTCGGCTGGGTCGTCAACGCCTACCTGCTGGCCTTCGGCGGTTTCCTGTTGATCGGAGGCAGAGCGGCCGACGTGTTCGGCGCCCGGCGGGCCTTCGTGGCCGGCCTGCTTCTCTTCACCATCGCCTCGGCCGCGGCGGGATTCGCGCAGACGGCGTGGTTTCTCGTGGCCGCGCGAGCGGCGCAGGGAATCGGCGCGGCCGTGGTGATCCCGGCGCAGCTCGCCCTCATCGCGCGCACCTACCCGGACCCGGAGGACAACCGGAAGGCGTTCGGCATCTGGAGTGCCATGGGAGCGGCAGGCGCGGCGCTCGGCACGGCGGCGGGAGGACCGCTGACCGAGTTCCTCGGCTGGCCGTCGATCTTTTTGATCAACATTCCCGTCGGGGTCGTCGCGCTGGCGTTGTCCTCGCCGGTGCTGTCGGCGGACCCACCGGTGCGGGCCGTGCGGCTCGACATCGCCGGTGCGATCACCGGCACGGCAGGGCTGCTCCTCGCGGGCTACGCCATCGGCGAGTTCGCGGTTCCGGGACGGGCGCCGACCGCGTGGCTGCTGGTGGCGCTCGCCGTGGTGCTGCTGGCCGTGTTCGTCGCGCTCCAGCGCAGGAACGTCGAGCCGCTGATGCCCCTGCGCCTGTTCCGGGTCCGCGCGCTGACCGGGTCAACGGTGGTCAACGTCCTCGTGGGCGCGGCCCACGTCCCCGTGTTCGCGCTGCTCGCGCTGTATTTGCAGGGAAGCCAGGACTACGGGCCGACCGAGGCGGGGCTCGCGGTGCTTCCGGTGGCGCTGGTCAACGTCACGGCGTCCAGGACCGTGATCCCCGCCGTGGTCAAGGCTTGGGGGCACGCGGGCACGCTCGCGGCGGGGCTGGCCGCGCAGGCCGCGGCGATGGTGTGGCTGGCGCGGCTTCCCGAGGACACGACCTATTTCGCCGACGTGCTCCCCGCCGCCCTGCTCTTCGGGATCGGCCTGCCTGCCGCGTTCGTCGGCGTCACCGCGCCCGCGGTCAACGCCGTCGCCGAGGCTGACAGGGGAGTGGCGGCCGGCGTGGTCAACACGGCGCAGCGGGTGGGGTCGGGCATCGGCGTCTCGGCGCTGCTCGCCCTCGCCGGGGTCATCGGCGGCACGACGGGACTGCGGGTGTCCTTCGCCGTCGCGGCGGGACTGGCGGTGCTGGGATGTGTGCTCACCCTCGTCATGCTGCGGGGGCCGGAGCGGGCGACTACCGAGGCGAACGCCGGATAG
- a CDS encoding NAD-dependent epimerase/dehydratase family protein, protein MSHTVLVVGGYGTVGAQLTDLLRRRDSARVLVGGRTPPAAPGTVRIDVRDQESVARVLDTHRVGTVVLSVQAPDATVFATCAQRGVHVVDLGADPLLSPTEHARLHDVATGAAASLVLGVGLAPGLTNVLARTAADALGGVDDIAVSVLLGAGEAHGAQAVRWTIDRLAERPGGQARRVYFPGIGYRRAIPFGFADQHSLSRSLGARATTRLGLDSRVANAGLAVLRLTGLACRVNPDRLPGGFGGDVFCVRADAWRGRRHAAVAATGHGQSRATAVIADQVLADLLGGNLPPGVHVPEQLDRLADLPQRLTGEGITLWRRSPGEELSGERVEGPPPPALR, encoded by the coding sequence ATGTCACACACGGTTCTCGTCGTCGGCGGCTACGGCACCGTCGGAGCCCAGCTCACCGACCTGCTGCGGCGGCGTGATTCCGCCCGCGTGCTCGTCGGGGGACGCACCCCACCGGCCGCGCCCGGCACCGTGCGGATCGACGTGCGCGACCAGGAGAGCGTGGCCAGGGTGCTCGACACCCACCGCGTCGGCACTGTCGTGCTCAGCGTGCAGGCGCCGGACGCCACGGTGTTCGCCACGTGCGCCCAGCGCGGCGTTCACGTGGTTGATCTCGGCGCGGACCCGCTGCTGTCCCCCACCGAACACGCTCGCCTCCACGACGTCGCGACCGGCGCGGCGGCGAGTCTTGTCCTCGGCGTCGGGCTCGCACCCGGACTGACCAACGTGCTCGCGCGCACGGCGGCCGACGCGCTCGGCGGCGTGGACGACATCGCCGTCAGCGTTCTCCTCGGGGCAGGAGAGGCCCACGGAGCCCAGGCCGTTCGATGGACGATCGACCGGCTCGCCGAGAGGCCCGGCGGCCAGGCGAGGAGGGTCTACTTCCCCGGCATCGGTTACCGCAGGGCGATCCCGTTCGGGTTCGCCGACCAGCACTCCCTGAGCCGGTCACTCGGTGCGAGGGCGACGACCCGGCTGGGCCTCGACTCGCGCGTCGCGAACGCCGGGCTGGCCGTGTTGCGGCTGACCGGCCTCGCCTGCCGGGTGAATCCGGACCGGTTGCCTGGCGGGTTCGGCGGTGACGTGTTCTGCGTGCGCGCCGACGCGTGGCGGGGACGGCGCCATGCCGCCGTCGCGGCCACCGGACACGGCCAGAGCAGGGCCACCGCCGTGATCGCCGACCAGGTGCTCGCCGACCTGCTCGGCGGGAACCTGCCACCGGGCGTCCACGTCCCCGAACAGCTCGACCGGCTCGCCGACCTGCCCCAGCGGCTGACCGGCGAGGGCATCACCCTCTGGCGCCGCTCACCCGGTGAGGAGCTGAGCGGCGAGCGTGTCGAGGGTCCACCCCCGCCAGCGCTCCGGTGA
- a CDS encoding TetR/AcrR family transcriptional regulator: MAGTTRAEKTRQTRLRMLEAAREQFVAHGYGATKLQEIADRAGVSVQTIYFTFGNKRTVLKELLDHEVAGDDSPVATLQRPWFQAVLDAPTAREQLAAHVEGVCEVSARVAPVVEVLRVAAATDPELTDLWRANVDARATVQDAAATALVRKPGARAGLSVPHVADVLFGLLSPELYLVLVRDRGWSPERWRGWTLDTLAAQLLTG; encoded by the coding sequence GTGGCAGGCACGACCAGGGCGGAGAAGACGCGGCAGACCCGGCTGCGCATGCTGGAGGCGGCGAGGGAGCAGTTCGTCGCACACGGATACGGCGCCACCAAACTCCAGGAGATCGCCGACCGCGCCGGTGTGTCGGTGCAGACGATCTACTTCACGTTCGGCAACAAGCGCACGGTGCTCAAGGAACTGCTCGATCACGAGGTGGCGGGGGACGACAGTCCCGTCGCGACACTTCAGCGCCCGTGGTTCCAGGCGGTGCTGGACGCGCCGACGGCGCGTGAGCAGCTCGCCGCGCACGTCGAGGGCGTGTGCGAGGTGTCGGCCAGGGTCGCCCCCGTCGTGGAGGTGCTGCGCGTGGCCGCCGCGACCGACCCTGAACTGACCGACTTGTGGCGTGCCAATGTGGACGCTCGCGCCACGGTGCAGGACGCGGCGGCGACGGCGCTGGTGCGCAAACCCGGCGCCCGTGCGGGGCTGAGCGTCCCGCACGTCGCCGACGTGCTTTTCGGGCTGCTCAGCCCCGAACTGTATCTGGTGCTGGTGCGGGACCGAGGCTGGTCACCGGAGCGCTGGCGGGGGTGGACCCTCGACACGCTCGCCGCTCAGCTCCTCACCGGGTGA
- a CDS encoding NAD-dependent protein deacetylase — protein MRPSLTWTPTGVAAPCTTELTEVVRVVGEGGVVVLSGAGLSTESGIPDYRGEGGTLRRQAPMTHQEFVNSEDGRRRYWARSHLGWDVFSRARPNDGHRAVAALRRRGHLLGVITQNVDGLHQAAGADGVVELHGSLGRVVCLDCGHNSSRWALQQRLRAANPGFSADVTQLNPDGDVELPEPLVREFRVVSCAACGTGVLKPDVVFFGDSVPRRRVERCRRLIDDAAAVLVLGSSLAVMSGLRFVRQAASAGKPVLIVNRGETRGDAHAVLRVDRPLGAALIELAERLGCPVADADVCAE, from the coding sequence ATGAGACCGAGCCTGACCTGGACCCCGACCGGCGTGGCCGCGCCGTGCACGACGGAGTTGACGGAGGTCGTCCGGGTGGTCGGCGAAGGCGGTGTCGTGGTGCTCAGCGGGGCCGGGTTGTCCACCGAATCCGGCATTCCCGACTATCGGGGCGAGGGCGGCACGCTGCGCCGCCAGGCTCCCATGACCCACCAGGAATTCGTGAACAGCGAGGACGGCAGGCGCCGGTACTGGGCGCGCAGCCACCTCGGCTGGGACGTGTTCTCGCGCGCCCGGCCCAACGACGGGCATCGCGCGGTGGCCGCGTTGCGGCGTCGTGGTCACCTGCTCGGCGTGATCACGCAGAACGTTGACGGCCTGCACCAGGCGGCGGGCGCCGACGGCGTCGTCGAGTTGCACGGCAGTCTCGGGCGCGTCGTCTGCCTCGACTGCGGCCACAACAGTTCCCGCTGGGCGCTTCAGCAGCGTTTGCGCGCGGCCAACCCCGGTTTCTCGGCCGACGTCACTCAGCTCAACCCCGACGGCGACGTGGAGCTGCCCGAGCCGCTCGTGCGTGAGTTCCGCGTGGTCTCCTGCGCAGCGTGCGGCACCGGGGTGTTGAAGCCGGACGTCGTGTTCTTCGGCGACTCCGTGCCACGCCGCAGGGTCGAGCGGTGCCGCCGCCTGATCGACGACGCCGCCGCCGTGCTCGTGCTCGGTTCGTCGCTGGCCGTCATGTCCGGGCTGCGTTTCGTGCGGCAGGCCGCGAGCGCGGGGAAGCCCGTGCTGATCGTCAACAGGGGTGAGACGCGGGGCGACGCCCACGCCGTGCTGCGCGTCGATCGCCCGCTGGGCGCCGCGCTGATCGAGCTGGCCGAGCGGCTCGGGTGTCCGGTGGCCGACGCTGATGTGTGCGCTGAGTGA